The sequence below is a genomic window from Desulfovibrio sp. JC022.
AAGGCTATCGGCACCAACAACCCGCATAACGTCCTTCGCGCGACTATCGCCGGACTTGCTTCCCTGCGCAGTGCTGATGAAGTTTCTCAGCTCCGCGGGAAGAAAGTTGTGACTCCCAGAAAGTAGGAGACATAGTTATGCTTAAGGTAAAACTCGTTCGCAGCATGATCGGCTGCAATCCCAAACAGCGCGCTACTGTAAAGGCGCTGGGACTGCGCAAGATCAGACAGGAAAAAAGCTTTGAAGATAATTCCGTCGTAAGAGGAATGATCAAAAAAGTTGAGCACCTTGTGGAGGTAACAGAATCATGAGGCTGCACGAAATATATCCGTTCGAAGAAGAACGCAAAAATCGCAAGCGCGTAGGTCGCGGCGGCGGCTCCGGCTGGGGTGGAACCTCCGGCAAGGGTCATAAAGGTCAGAACGCCCGCTCCGGCGGCGGTGTCCCCGCCTGGTTTGAAGGTGGTCAGATGCCTCTGGCTCGTCGTCTGCCTAAGCGCGGTTTCAAGAATCCCTTCCGTGAAGAGTATGTAGCTCTTAACGTTGGTCAGATTCTTGGTGCTTTCGAAGGCAAAACTGAAATCACCCTCGAAGACATTTACGAAAGAGGCCTTTGCAAAAAAGGCGCACTGGTAAAAGTTCTCGGCATGGGCGAAGTAAGTGCTGCTGTCACCATCGAAGCTCACCGCTTCAGCGCATCTGCGACTGAAAAGATCACAAAGGCAGGTGGTACTGCCAAAGCCCTGGAAGGATAAAACGTGGCATTGTCTGGAGTTGATAATCTTTCCCGACTGCCGGAACTGAAGAAAAAGCTCTTTTGGACTTTTCTTCTTCTGGCTGTCTACCGGATCGGGATTCACATCCCGGTCCCGGGCGTAGACAGCTCAGCATTGGCCGATTTTTTTGAGAGTGTTTCCAACACTCTCTTCGGCCTTTTTGACATGTTCTCAGGCGGCGGGTTGCGTAACTTGTCCATATTCGCGTTAGGGATTATGCCCTATATCTCCGCGTCTATTATCGTTCAACTTCTAGGTGTGGTTAGTCCCACCATTAAGCGACTTCAGGAAGAAGGGGCTCAGGGACGCAAGAAGATTACGCAGTACACCAGATACGGCACTGTGCTGATTACATTAGTTCAGGGTTTCGGTATCGCTGTGGGTCTGGAAAGTATGACCAGCCCCACCGGTGCCCCCGTAGTACTGCATGCAGGATGGGCCTTTAGAGGCATCACCATTCTGACTCTGACAGCTGGTACCGTATTTTTGATGTGGCTCGGTGAGCAAATGACCGAGAAGGGCATCGGTAACGGTATCTCCATGATCATTTTTGCCGGTATTGTTGCAGGCCTTCCGTCTGCTATTTTCAATACTGTCAGACTGATGCAGGCCGGTGAGATTACTCTCTTCCTGCTTTTGTTTGTAATGGTATTTATGATCGCCATTCTGGCTTTTATCGTCTATATGGAGCGTGGACAGCGCAGGATTCCAATACATTATGCCAAGCGCATGATGGGACGCAAAATGATGGGCGGGCAGACCACACATCTGCCGCTGCGAATCAACACCGCCGGTGTTATTCCCCCCATTTTCGCATCCAGTATCCTGATGTTTCCCGCGACTCTTGCCAGTTTCTCCAATAACGAGATCCTGTCCAAGTTTTCCGCGTATTTCGCTCCGTCTTCCGTAGTTTATAATATTGTATATATCGCTCTGATCATCTTCTTCTGTTATTTCTACACTGCGATCATGTTTGATCCCAAGGGAATTTCAGAGAATATTCAGAAACAGGGCGGTTTTATCCCCGGTATTCGTCCCGGAACCAGAACCCGTGAATATATTGATCGTGTTCTGACCAGGATTACTCTCTGGGGATCCTTGTACGTAGCTGCTATCTGCGTACTGCCTATGATTCTGATCGCTCAGTTCAACGTGCCTTTCTACTTCGGTGGTACCGCGCTGCTTATTGTAGTCGGTGTGGCTATGGACTTTATGGGCAAAATTGAATCTTACATGATTTCCCGTCAATACGAGGGACTCATGGGTAAGGGCAGTAAGATTAAGGGCAGGTAGTTGCTTTGAAAAAGTACAGAGGAATCTACCTCAAGAATGACAAGGAGATTGGCCTCATGCGTGAGGCCAATCGTCTTGTTTCTACTATTTTGGATATGCTGGGCGAAGCCATAAGGCCGGGGGTCACCACCATGAGCCTTGAAGAGATCGCCTGCAAAGCCTGCGAAGGTTACGGGGTCAAACCGGCTTTCAAAGGTTACCACGGGTTTCCTTTTGCCCTTTGTTGCTCCGTGAACGAGGAAATTGTTCACGGTTTTCCTTCTGAAAAAAGAATTCTTGAAGAAGGTGATATAGTCAGCATTGATATGGGCGTTATTTATCAGGGCTTTTACGGGGATTCCGCCCGTACTTACCCGGTCGGCAAAATTGCTGATTCTACCCGCAATCTTTTAGATGTTACCCGTGAATCTCTCATGCGGGGCATCAAACAGGCATTGCCGGGCAACAATCTTTATGATATCTCCCGTGCTGTTCAGGAATATGCTGAAGGGGAAGGGTTCGGAATTGTGCGCCGTTTTGTAGGGCACGGCATCGGACGTAACCTTCACGAGAAACCTGAAGTTCCCAACTTTGTACCGTCAGGTCTTCCCGGTGTGCAACTCCGGAGCGGGATGGTCATCGCCATCGAGCCGATGGTGACTGAGGGGTCACACGACATTGAGATTCTCGATGATCAGTGGACCGCTGTAACCAAGGACAGGAAGCTGTCCGCCCACTTTGAGCACACTATTGCCATTACTGCGGACGGGCCTCAGATACTGAGCCTTTCCTAATTTTGATTTTGGTACCCTATAGGGGTTGATTTTTCTGAAATCGTTCTGTAGAGTACACGTCTTGAATTTCGCGGCAACGAAAG
It includes:
- the secY gene encoding preprotein translocase subunit SecY, with amino-acid sequence MALSGVDNLSRLPELKKKLFWTFLLLAVYRIGIHIPVPGVDSSALADFFESVSNTLFGLFDMFSGGGLRNLSIFALGIMPYISASIIVQLLGVVSPTIKRLQEEGAQGRKKITQYTRYGTVLITLVQGFGIAVGLESMTSPTGAPVVLHAGWAFRGITILTLTAGTVFLMWLGEQMTEKGIGNGISMIIFAGIVAGLPSAIFNTVRLMQAGEITLFLLLFVMVFMIAILAFIVYMERGQRRIPIHYAKRMMGRKMMGGQTTHLPLRINTAGVIPPIFASSILMFPATLASFSNNEILSKFSAYFAPSSVVYNIVYIALIIFFCYFYTAIMFDPKGISENIQKQGGFIPGIRPGTRTREYIDRVLTRITLWGSLYVAAICVLPMILIAQFNVPFYFGGTALLIVVGVAMDFMGKIESYMISRQYEGLMGKGSKIKGR
- the rpmD gene encoding 50S ribosomal protein L30 yields the protein MLKVKLVRSMIGCNPKQRATVKALGLRKIRQEKSFEDNSVVRGMIKKVEHLVEVTES
- the map gene encoding type I methionyl aminopeptidase, which gives rise to MKKYRGIYLKNDKEIGLMREANRLVSTILDMLGEAIRPGVTTMSLEEIACKACEGYGVKPAFKGYHGFPFALCCSVNEEIVHGFPSEKRILEEGDIVSIDMGVIYQGFYGDSARTYPVGKIADSTRNLLDVTRESLMRGIKQALPGNNLYDISRAVQEYAEGEGFGIVRRFVGHGIGRNLHEKPEVPNFVPSGLPGVQLRSGMVIAIEPMVTEGSHDIEILDDQWTAVTKDRKLSAHFEHTIAITADGPQILSLS
- the rplO gene encoding 50S ribosomal protein L15 encodes the protein MRLHEIYPFEEERKNRKRVGRGGGSGWGGTSGKGHKGQNARSGGGVPAWFEGGQMPLARRLPKRGFKNPFREEYVALNVGQILGAFEGKTEITLEDIYERGLCKKGALVKVLGMGEVSAAVTIEAHRFSASATEKITKAGGTAKALEG